From a region of the Balaenoptera musculus isolate JJ_BM4_2016_0621 chromosome 15, mBalMus1.pri.v3, whole genome shotgun sequence genome:
- the PERCC1 gene encoding protein PERCC1: MAAGVIWPLCDFRLPLPSHGPFLPSDPEPLDTSEEEEEEEEDAEEELEVEGPEGHSPAPQSSGWAPEVAPLDPSGPETPLQLLRFSELISGDIQRYFGHKDRGQDLDTCDIYADVHTASSSARELSCANLVRLAQGEAPEDNEATEPGVCSPGAPEGQACGPGLGGEGPQPLGPLAELFDYGLRQYSGPRAAAGRRLRLEKKYGHITPMTQRKLPPSFWKEPAPSPLGLLHPGTPDFSDLLASWSAEAGPELLGWGGQALEGVQLAEA, translated from the coding sequence ATGGCCGCAGGCGTGATCTGGCCTCTCTGTGACTTCCGGCTGCCTCTGCCGTCCCACGGGCCCTTCCTGCCCTCAGACCCGGAGCCCCTAGACActtctgaggaggaggaggaggaggaggaggatgcgGAAGAGGAGCTGGAAGTCGAGGGGCCAGAGGGCCACAGCCCGGCCCCCCAGAGCTCAGGTTGGGCCCCAGAAGTGGCCCCTCTGGACCCCAGTGGCCCAGAGACGCCGCTGCAGCTCCTGCGGTTCTCCGAGCTCATCAGTGGCGACATCCAGCGGTACTTTGGCCACAAGGACCGGGGGCAGGACCTCGACACCTGCGACATCTACGCTGATGTCCACACGGCCAGCAGCTCAGCCAGGGAGCTCTCCTGCGCCAACCTGGTGCGCCTGGCCCAGGGCGAGGCCCCAGAAGACAACGAGGCCACTGAGCCCGGGGTCTGCTCCCCTGGGGCCCCTGAGGGGCAGGCGTGCGGGCCGGGCCTCGGTGGGGAAGGGCCGCAGCCGCTGGGACCCCTGGCCGAGCTCTTCGACTACGGGCTGCGGCAGTACTCGGGGCCCAGGGCTGCGGCCGGCCGCCGACTCAGGCTGGAGAAGAAGTATGGCCACATCACCCCCATGACCCAAAGgaagcttcccccctccttcTGGAAGGAGCCGGCACCCAGCCCCCTGGGTCTGCTGCACCCCGGCACGCCTGACTTCAGCGACCTGCTGGCCAGCTGGTCGGCAGAGGCCGGCCCCGAGTTGCTGGGCTGGGGGGGCCAGGCCTTGGAGGGGGTGCAACTGGCCGAGGCCTAG